A region of the Arachis hypogaea cultivar Tifrunner chromosome 15, arahy.Tifrunner.gnm2.J5K5, whole genome shotgun sequence genome:
ACAAAGTGAAAGTGATTTATTTATCTTTAGAATGGAGAGAGTAAATAAATAATCTATCATCATTAGAAGTCCAAGTTAAGGTTATATAACACAGTAGCACACAACAATTATTGAGTAAAACGCCTCTTTTTAGGGACTGGCCTTTGCATGAGAGTACTGAGTGTCCTCTTGAGAATCTCTTCACCTTTACGATCATCATTGGAATCTTTGACCCACAACACAACCCTAGTTCTTCCTCCAACATTCACCATCTCAGCCTTTACAACCTTGGCTTCCACTGACCCCATTGCCTTTGCTATTGTTGACATCAATCCTGGCTTATCCTCACAATTCAATGTAGCCTTCATTAGACCCTCTTCATGTTTTAGACTCCACTTGTCTTCCCAACTAGGAAACACATCATCATTTCTTGGGCTACAAGCTTCTTGCATTTTCTTCTGGTTAGTAACCTTATTCATTTCCTTCTTTGAGCTACTAGAAGCTTCCTGTAGAATactattttttctcaaatttttaacTATTTCAATAGTAGTTGCCAATAATGATGCCTTGTCCGTCTGTTAGTTGATAACACAAAATCTATAGTTAGCAAGCTTATCACAAAATTATGTAGctgaaaaaattatttatgagAACGGCAAAAATTCACTCGATGTACCCAAAA
Encoded here:
- the LOC112747318 gene encoding transcription factor bHLH131-like; this encodes MVPLTQRVRNHYYSGAQILRSSSITPYDYIFTKPRSKAADKKQAAVKHSQAEKRRRMRINTQYEALKNLFQNKTKTDKASLLATTIEIVKNLRKNSILQEASSSSKKEMNKVTNQKKMQEACSPRNDDVFPSWEDKWSLKHEEGLMKATLNCEDKPGLMSTIAKAMGSVEAKVVKAEMVNVGGRTRVVLWVKDSNDDRKGEEILKRTLSTLMQRPVPKKRRFTQ